A region from the Triticum urartu cultivar G1812 chromosome 1, Tu2.1, whole genome shotgun sequence genome encodes:
- the LOC125518801 gene encoding histone H4 isoform X1 yields MSGRGKGGKGLGKGGAKRHRKVLRDNIQGITKPAIRRLARRGGVKRISGLIYEETRGVLKIFLENVIRDAVTYTEHARRKTVTAMDVVYALKRQGRTLYGFGG; encoded by the coding sequence ATGTCCGGGCGTGGCAAGGGAGGCAAGGGGCTCGGCAAGGGCGGCGCCAAGCGCCACAGGAAGGTTTTGCGCGACAACATCCAgggcatcaccaagccggcgatCCGGCGGCTGGCGCGGAGGGGCGGCGTGAAGCGCATCTCGGGGCTCATCTACGAGGAGACCCGCGGCGTGCTCAAGATCTTCCTCGAGAACGTCATCCGCGACGCCGTCACCTACACCGAGCACGCCCGCCGCAAGACCGTCACCGCCATGGACGTCGTCTACGCGCTCAAGCGCCAGGGGCGCACCCTCTACGGCTTCGGCGGCTAG